From a region of the Entelurus aequoreus isolate RoL-2023_Sb linkage group LG27, RoL_Eaeq_v1.1, whole genome shotgun sequence genome:
- the LOC133644088 gene encoding LOW QUALITY PROTEIN: sterile alpha motif domain-containing protein 9-like (The sequence of the model RefSeq protein was modified relative to this genomic sequence to represent the inferred CDS: inserted 3 bases in 2 codons; deleted 2 bases in 1 codon; substituted 2 bases at 2 genomic stop codons) yields the protein MSGAQFGDPKELRPVALGEAPFGIRLYDSRPDGRPPMQEKMLNQFCVCRPPRHNGWKTLRLWGFTNHWGGPFGSKKPLNCLTPTLNPNQGSIDSLNLYDQTSWVFCNGRHDLESDANKELDYTTWMKKSCKNVEQLVAFAAXDCLHYGRGLIVFLLLSPVDTVNDLFFETYRSFFINTEXSKSIITICESANAYDQWKELINEKFHIDIDPISVYELTLSQVNGTVMGLGPFRQSPAKLLPSSDSSSVVLNQKDEDLXTALDILCLNQCENVFKDKSGQKFLNFHIREEEEFYRGGKVKXWNFYFCDKDSKKIFVKRDKYRNMMDMIRSQHRSNRKPCVLLNFFHLPGCGASTLAMYILWDLRNDFRCAVLKDTPLPKEEVADQIVHLMKLESGTPSPVLLLMDDLKETNSFNDLVNCVRKAVEDSANVNVDHSLNCKVFLGKMMRYPEDDVLDTMKIYSNVLIVDRVEECGGYKTLRILHHTIADACLEELEGGYSLMASDNPKLTTNLTIEEHRIYLEKTQADTFSGILQHLDKSAEEMENIVECYAFLQHTFKQKRNFQKKRNYILANVVLYLLNPKSKLVKSYQMLHELLMEALQAVGHHHTCPDPYYLALMFWPTRSEENSEIQTYINAICQHKHMSKLFNKRSTIAHLYLERENGLKRLVSKPSLDKNFLTKMKRDFLAQLWWNGDIFKEKYICSCLIPVHSARRSAIRSGCSTEKISFYLGFAIDRPLAYDIQYEN from the exons ATGTCTGGTGCCCAATTTGGTGATCCAAAGGAGCTCCGCCCTGTGGCGTTGGGCGAGGCTCCATTTGGGATCCGTCTCTACGACAGTCGCCCGGACGGAAGACCACCCATGCAGGAGAAAATGCTGAACCAG TTCTGTGTGTGTCGGCCGCCACGGCACAACGGCTGGAAAACCTTGCGGTTATGGGGGTTCACCAACCATT GGGGAGGTCCCTTCGGGTCCAAGAAGCCCCTAAActgcctaaccccaacccttaaccctaaccagGGCTCAATTGACAGCCTCAACCTCTACGATCAGACTAGCTGGGTCTTTTGCAACGGCAGACACGACTTGGAAAGTGATGCCAACAAGGAGCTGGACTACACAACATGGATGAAGAAGTCTTGCAAAAATGTTGAGCAATTGGTTGCATTTGCAG GTGACTGTCTTCATTATGGAAGAGGTCTCATAGTTTTCCTCTTACTGTCGCCTGTGGACACGGTCAACGACCTGTTTTTTGAGACCTACAGATCTTTCTTTATTAACACAGA GAGCAAAAGCATCATCACTATTTGTGAGTCAGCGAACGCCTACGACCAATGGAAGGAGCTCATTAATGAAAAGTTTCATATTGACATTGACCCGATCTCCGTCTATGAGCTGACTCTCAGCCAGGTCAACGGGACAGTGATGGGGCTGGGACCGTTTAGACAGTCGCCTGCAAAGCTGCTACCGTCGTCCGACTCCAGCTCCGTTGTCCTGAACCAGAAAGACGAAGACTTATAGACTGCTTTGGACATTTTGTGTCTGAATCAGTGTGAAAATGTTTTCAAagacaaaagtggtcaaaagttttTAAACTTTCACATCCGAGAGGAGGAGGAATTCTACCGAGGAGGCAAAGTGAAATGATGGAACTTTTACTTCTGTGACAAGGACAGTAAGAAGATATTTGTCAAGCGAGACAAGTACCGAAATATGATGGACATGATTCGCTCTCAGCACAGATCCAACAGAAAACCTTGCGTGCTGCTGAATTTCTTCCACCTTCCAGGCTGTGGCGCTAGCACATTAGCCATGTACATCTTGTGGGACCTTCGCAATGACTTTCGATGTGCGGTGCTGAAAGACACCCCGCTACCTAAGGAGGAAGTAGCCGATCAGATTGTACATCTCATGAAGCTGGAAAGTGGAACGCCGTCTCCTGTCTTGCTTTTGATGGACGATCTAAAGGAGACAAATAGTTTTAACGACCTTGTTAACTGCGTCCGCAAAGCAGTGGAGGACTCGGCCAATGTGAACGTGGACCACTCACTTAACTGCAAAGTTTTTTTGGGG AAAATGATGCGCTACCCAGAGGATGATGTGTTGGACACAATGAAGATCTACTCAAACGTCCTCATTGTTGACAGAGTGGAAGAGTGCGGAGGCTACAAAACGCTTCGTATCCTCCATCATACCATAGCAGACGCCTGCTTGGAAGAGTTGGAGGGGGGCTACTCCTTGATGGCCAGTGACAATCCCAAACTGACAACTAACTTGACCATTGAAGAACATAGAATTTATCTGGAAAAGACCCAAGCGGACACCTTCTCTGGAATTCTACAACACTTGGACAAGTCCGCCGAAGAAATGGAGAACATTGTGGAATGTTATGCTTTTTTGCAACACACATTCAAACAAAAACGAAACTTCCAAAAGAAAAGGAATTACATTTTGGCAAATGTGGTTCTATACCTTCTCAATCCAAAGTCCAAACTTGTGAAAAGCTACCAGATGCTGCATGAGCTGCTTATGGAAGCTCTGCAGGCTGTTGGACACCATCACACCTGTCCAGACCCGTACTACCTGGCCCTCATGTTCTGGCCCACGCGGTCTGAGGAAAACTCAGAAATCCAAACATACATCAATGCCATTTGCCAGCACAAGCACATGTCTAAATTGTTCAACAAGAGAAGCACTATTGCTCACCTGTACTTGGAAAGAGAGAATGGACTAAAGAGACTCGTGTCAAAACCCAGTCTGGATAAGAATTTCCTTACCAAGATGAAACGTGACTTTCTGGCACAACTCTGGTGGAACGGAGACATCTTTAAGGAGAAATACATTTGCAGCTGCCTG ATTCCTGTGCACTCGGCTCGCCGGAGTGCAATTAGAAGCGGTTGCAGCACAGAGAAGATATCTTTTTATCTGGGATTTGCTATCGATAGGCCGCTGGCGTATGATATTCAGTATGAAAACTAG